One Festucalex cinctus isolate MCC-2025b chromosome 3, RoL_Fcin_1.0, whole genome shotgun sequence DNA window includes the following coding sequences:
- the dusp8a gene encoding dual specificity protein phosphatase 8 isoform X2, protein MPLNVVISPAEDRFWPDLQDTDMRLKIRVRRMKEGRELRGGFAAFSSCFPGLCEGKPATVLPMSLSQPCLPVANVGPTRILPHLYLGSQKDVLNKDLMAQNGITYVLNASNTCPKPDFISESHFMRIPVNDNYCEKLLPWLDKTNEFIDKAKVSNCRVIVHCLAGISRSATIAIAYIMKTMGLSSDDAYRFVKDRRPSISPNFNFLGQLLEFEKGLRLLQALTSSSDENILEGHSKQNSELNDMCFEMNGHHSNYDSSVAEPPEPKVPSPISLQQGFNGLHLSAERIMDTNRLKRSFSLDIKSVYSPNSPHSATLAPTHSEDVPKLCKLDSPETGTSNGVCSQSPILDSPSSSDSPFPSPGSVGSIGGLGHGGSEGVHRSGSSVSRPRRKAKHSSGSSPIHFQQLPPQSLNLSLDHKDENLKGSLLLPLPSLPSMGSGAMWTKHRDSVQATTPVTPVTPTTDAPWPFGAEEGGEMELGGGGDGKATESSVRFGSSSAYVAFGCSESVRLRDKPAKEKPPMPQREKRDERANSSSSAGEKQFKRRSCQMEFEEGISETRSREELGKIGKQSSFSGSLEIIEVS, encoded by the exons ATGCCACTTAATGTGGTGATATCCCCTGCAGAGGATCGTTTTTGGCCGGACCTGCAGGACACAGACATGAGGCTGAAGATCAGGGTCCGCAGGATGAAGGAGGGGAGAGAGCTACGAG GAGGTTTTGCTGCTTTCTCCTCCTGCTTCCCCGGCCTGTGCGAAGGGAAGCCGGCCACCGTTCTTCCTATGAGTTTATCCCAGCCCTGCTTGCCTGTGGCTAATGTTGGGCCCACTCGCATCCTGCCGCATCTTTACTTGGGTTCCCAGAAAGATGTTCTCAATAAG GATCTGATGGCTCAGAATGGTATAACATATGTACTAAATGCTAGCAACACCTGTCCCAAGCCGGACTTCATCAGCGAGAGCCACTTCATGCGCATCCCAGTCAACGACAACTACTGTGAGAAACTTCTTCCTTGGCTGGACAAAACTAATGAATTCATTG ACAAAGCcaaggtgtcaaactgcagAGTCATTGTGCATTGCTTGGCTGGAATCTCGCGTTCGGCGACCATCGCTATCGCATACATCATGAAGACAATGGGCCTGTCGTCAGATGATGCCTACAG GTTTGTAAAGGACCGAAGACCCTCCATATCCCCCAACTTTAACTTCCTGGGCCAGCTGCTGGAGTTTGAGAAAGGCTTACGATTACTCCAAGCGTTGACTTCAAGCTCTGATGAAAACATCCTTGAAGGCCACTCAAAGCAAAATTCTGAGCTTAACGACATGTGTTTTGAGATGAACGGTCACCATAGTAACTATGACTCATCTGTGGCCGAGCCACCCGAACCCAAGGTACCGTCACCCATTTCCCTCCAGCaaggcttcaacggcttgcacctCTCTGCCGAGAGGATCATGGACACAAATCGTCTGAAACGCTCCTTCTCCCTGGACATTAAATCCGTGTACTCCCCGAACAGTCCACACTCTGCTACGCTAGCACCGACACACTCTGAAGACGTCCCCAAGCTGTGCAAACTGGACAGCCCGGAAACGGGCACATCCAACGGCGTCTGCTCTCAGTCTCCAATCCTGGACAGCCCCTCTTCCTCTGACTCCCCCTTCCCCTCACCCGGCAGCGTGGGAAGCATCGGAGGTTTGGGGCACGGGGGAAGCGAGGGGGTCCATCGGTCTGGTTCTTCGGTATCCAGACCCAGAAGGAAAGCCAAGCACAGCTCCGGCAGTTCGCCAATCCATTTCCAACAACTTCCGCCTCAGTCCCTCAACCTGTCTCTCGACCATAAGGATGAGAACTTGAAGGGATCTCTGCTTCTGCCGCTGCCCTCTCTGCCTTCCATGGGATCTGGAGCAATGTGGACCAAACACAGAGACTCTGTCCAGGCCACCACCCCTGTTACGCCCGTGACCCCCACCACCGACGCCCCGTGGCCCTTCGGTGCCGAGGAGGGGGGCGAGATGGAACTCGGCGGCGGAGGCGACGGCAAAGCAACCGAGTCGTCGGTGAGGTTCGGGAGCAGCTCGGCGTACGTGGCGTTCGGTTGCAGCGAAAGCGTGCGGTTACGGGACAAACCTGCAAAGGAGAAGCCCCCGATGCCGCAGCGGGAAAAGAGGGACGAGCGAGCCAATAGCAGCAGTTCGGCCGGCGAGAAGCAGTTTAAGCGCCGCAGCTGTCAGATGGAATTCGAGGAGGGCATCTCGGAGACGCGGTCCCGAGAAGAACTGGGGAAGATTGGGAAACAGTCGAGTTTCTCAGGGAGTCTTGAGATCATTGAGGTATCCTGA